The Mya arenaria isolate MELC-2E11 chromosome 15, ASM2691426v1 genomic sequence GATTGTTCTAACATGTAAATTGTTAAGCAACAAACTATGATTAACTGTATTCCCCTTTCAGAGAAAGACAAATGACTTGCTGTTTCCCCCTTTTCAAAGAGAACCACatgactttgttgttgttttccattcCGAGAGAAGCAGGTGACTTTGTTCTTTTCTCAACTCAGAGAGAAACTAGTGACTTTGTTATTTCCCCCTTTTCAGGGAACCACGTGACTTTTTTGCATTCAGAGAGAAGCCGGtgactttgttttgtttttccttgCAGAGAAAACCACGtgactttcttattttttccattaaGAGTGAAACAGGTGATTATGTTCTTTTCTCTATTCAGAGAGAAACAGGTGATTTTGTTCTTTTCTACTTCCAGAGAGAGAAACTATATCGATTCACAAGAAGCGGTGTATACTTCGGCATGTTCGGAACCTATCCATTGCTATATTTATACTGTCCTTGTTGGGCGTAATGTTCGGTGTTCTAATGGCGAGCAGATCCAGACAGTTCCCCTATATGTTGGCACCCCCTGCAGGCCTGGCAGTAAGTTGTTCAGGGCCCGATTTCACAAAGAAAGACAAACGataaccaaaaatattttgatacgTTCTGTGCATTTTATGCTCTAGAAGGATGTCCCTTCTAGAATGTATTACATTATTCTTGTTTGTAAGTTGATCACGTGTGCCACACCACGTGGTTAatagtacataattatgttaacataaTATGGATGAGTATTTCGGATATGTTTCAGCCGGACTAGATCGACTTgcacttatttatttttccataaagCATAGTAATTCGAAAATGTAAATGCAGGATGCTTGAAAAGCTGATGGTCACAATTTTAAAGGCGCAAAATATAGGTTgatgaaaatcatattttgtttaatataaaatataataaaacgttagggatattttggcgcttttttcaGTTGGGAATTCGTgtccacgtagctattaattaaaaaaaaaacagttataagacaaatatatttttatctatacataAATActatagttttttttgttttttttttgttttttttttgttttaatcatcaaagtcaaatgagataaatgttattgaatttaaaaaatgtataacctTCATTGTACCCTTTAGACTGATATGTGATGTCCTGTGAAAGTCATTAGTTGTTAAACATAAAAGGATGTTTGGCCGGAAGTACCTTTATTTATCAACACAATTGCAAATAGTCTtcatattgttatgtttttctttctcAGAGTGCAGTGCTTGTGTTGATGGCAAGAAACATTGACCATTTTGGAAGAGAAGCTTCGTCGAAGTTAAACTTTCTAGTATGTCGAATgtccataaaaaatatttggtattttttgtaGTCAACCGAAGTAAAGTAAATAATTCAAGTAAAGTCATTTGAATacgtttaataaatattttgagtacatacataattatgaagGGTTATGCCcttaatatttattacatgtGTTCAACTAACTTTCATTGACTTTAATAGGTGATTATATACATATCAAACCCTACATTTTTGACATTCCTGAAgttttcaaatacaatgtacatgcaaCAGTTTACAGGCCCTGTAAtggcttttaatttttttctagGGAGAATTTTTCAGCGTGGTCTTTGGATTTGCTGGGATCTGTCTGTGGGCTGTTCTTGGAGTTGGTGGAGTTTGGGTTTTAATAGATTGCATCAGACTAAAGCTGGGCCGTGTTTATGTAAAAGAGGCGTTGACGGCTGGCGACGTCAACGTTAACATTGCTTTATCTGCGATATCCCTTGCAATATCTCTTGTCATGTGCCTTTTGACCGCACTTTTCGTGAGTCTGTTTCTATACGGCCCCATGACGTTTGGGAAAAACAGTAACCACATTTCCAGACAAGGACAACCTGTAGTGCTGTTAACTTCTTTCAACAACTATGCTAGTACCTACGTTGCGAACACACAGACCGGGGGCTTTGTACAAATAGTTAATCCATCTTCAACATCCCATACGGATCATGTATTGTTGTAAATGTGACTGTTAGATCTAACCATATTTTGACATATCAAATCATAGTTTTGTATAAGATTTGAGGAGTTTTATATGTTGATCGATTATTTTTGCTTAGCAACCTATTGAATAGAATGAAGAAATGGtgttatttcattgattatGTTATGTTTCCGCAcgtgtaaaaatatatacaatgcgttgttgttattttttaaatctgaaatttGCATGAATAGGGATTATTTGAACATTGTGCACATGCATCAATAACCTCAAATTACTTCTGCAATTCCtctgtttttgtaaatgtattccAAGCTTCTTAGACATAACATAACGTACCATAGCGTAACATAATGCTGCAGTCGAACCTAAGACTGGTGCTATTCACAATCTTGTCCGGATTCCTTACACAATTTTTGAACAACGCAAAATCGCACtttttaaagacatattaaCATTCTGAGCCATAGAATTCAGTTATTAAGACccagttatttcaataaattgttaCGGTGAAGTTTGTGGTGTGATTATGTGCAGTCAGGTGTAGGTGGAGGAGGTTGTAAATGTGTTGAACATTGCGAAAAATGTTGAATTGTGACCATGCATGGTCAATAATTTGTTGCGATTATTAAAACTTTCGCATACGTATCAAAAGAACGCATGTATTGAAGTGATTTTAAGAGCCTAGCTCCCGGGCATCCCTCGTCATAGGTACGCGATCCTGGCTCCGCTGGGAAGCGTTCGGCCATTCGCGTCCAGCAATGTAGCGGTTGC encodes the following:
- the LOC128218958 gene encoding uncharacterized protein LOC128218958 — encoded protein: MEERFNTGYGTFITTERETISIHKKRCILRHVRNLSIAIFILSLLGVMFGVLMASRSRQFPYMLAPPAGLASAVLVLMARNIDHFGREASSKLNFLGEFFSVVFGFAGICLWAVLGVGGVWVLIDCIRLKLGRVYVKEALTAGDVNVNIALSAISLAISLVMCLLTALFVSLFLYGPMTFGKNSNHISRQGQPVVLLTSFNNYASTYVANTQTGGFVQIVNPSSTSHTDHVLL